The Procambarus clarkii isolate CNS0578487 chromosome 24, FALCON_Pclarkii_2.0, whole genome shotgun sequence genome includes a region encoding these proteins:
- the LOC138368151 gene encoding glutamine synthetase codes for MSHNQGTNKTVLDRYLRLAIPEEKCQAMYVWVDGTGENLRSKTRTLDFVPKCPSELPIWNFDGSSTGQAEGSNSDVYLYPVAIYRDPFRLGSNKLVLCDTYKYNKKPTDTNQRWKCMEVMKQAADQHPWFGMEQEYTLLDVDRHPLGWPKNGYPGPQGPYYCGVGANKVYGRDVVEAHYRACLYTGINISGENAEVMPAQWEFQVGPCEGITMGDDLWMARYLLHRVAEDFNVVVSLDPKPIPGDWNGAGMHTNFSTEAMRQPDGILEIESAIEKMSKVHDKHIQAYDPHGGKDNERRLTGRHETSSIHDFSAGVANRGASVRIPRGVAEERTGYLEDRRPSSNADPYVVSERLVRTICLDEQ; via the exons atgagTCACAACCAAGGCACCAACAAGACGGTGCTGGACCGCTACCTGCGCCTGGCCATCCCCGAGGAGAAGTGCCAGGCCATGTACGTGTGGGTGGACGGCACCGGCGAGAACCTCCGCTCCAAGACCAGGACCCTCGACTTTGTCCCCAAGTGTCCCAGTG AGCTGCCAATCTGGAACTTCGACGGGTCGTCGACTGGCCAGGCGGAAGGCAGCAACAGCGACGTGTACCTCTACCCGGTAGCTATTTACCGGGATCCCTTCAGACTGGGAAGCAACAAACTGGTGTTGTgcgatacatataaatataacaaGAAACCTACTGACACTAACCAGCGATGGAAATGCATGGAAGTGATGAAGCAGGCAGCCGACCAGCACCCTTGGTTCGGCATGGAGCAGGAATACACTCTTTTGGATGTTGACAGACATCCTTTAGGGTGGCCCAAGAATGGTTACCCTGGCCCTCAGGGCCCCTATTACTGTGGTGTGGGGGCCAACAAGGTCTACGGCAGGGACGTGGTGGAGGCCCACTACAGGGCGTGTCTGTACACGGGCATCAACATCTCTGGAGAGAACGCTGAGGTGATGCCCGCTCAGTGGGAGTTCCAGGTTGGTCCCTGTGAAGGCATCACTATGGGCGACGACCTCTGGATGGCCCGGTACCTCCTTCACCGTGTTGCAGAAGACTTCAACgttgtggtgtccctggacccCAAGCCCATCCCTGGCGACTGGAACGGTGCCGGAATGCACACCAATTTCTCTACCGAGGCCATGCGTCAGCCTGATGGCATCTTGGAAATCGAAAGTGCCATTGAAAAGATGTCGAAGGTTCACGATAAGCACATCCAGGCCTACGACCCCCATGGAGGCAAGGACAACGAGAGACGTCTGACTGGCCGTCACGAGACTTCATCCATCCACGACTTCTCGGCCGGTGTGGCCAACAGAGGTGCTTCTGTCCGTATTCCACGAGGCGTGGCCGAGGAGAGAACAGGCTACCTGGAGGACCGCAGGCCGTCCTCCAACGCCGACCCTTACGTCGTCTCAGAGAGATTAGTTCGCACCATCTGTCTCGACGAACAATAA